The Fibrobacter sp. genomic interval AAAGACAGCTGGGTGCGCACCGTTTGCTGCTCGCCTTTGGGAAAAGCGTCCACGATACGGTTGATGGTTTGCACGCAGGAGTTGGTGTGGAGTGTTGCGAAGGCCAAGTGGCCCGTTTCGGCAATGGTAAGGGCGGCACGGATGGTTTCAAGATCACGCATTTCGCCGATGAGCACCACGTCGGGGTCCTGACGGAGGGCCATCTTCAGTGCCTGGGAGAAACTGTTGGTGTCGCTGCCCACTTCGCGCTGGTTCACCATGCAACCCTGGTGCTTGTGCAAGAATTCGATAGGGTCTTCTACGGTGAGAATGTGGTCGTGACGTTCCTTGTTGATCTTGTCAATCATGGCAGCAAGGGTGGTGGACTTACCGGAACCAGTAGCACCGGTCACCAGTACCAGACCCGAAGGACGGGTGGTGAATTCGGCCAGGATTTTCGGGAGACCCAGTTCCTTGAATGTGCGGATATCAAGGGGGATAATACGGAGGGCGATGGCCACGCAGCCGCGCTGCAGGTAAGCATTGGCACGGAAACGGGCGAGGTTTGCAATACCGAAAGAGAAGTCACATTCCTTCTGCTGTTCGAAGGTCTTCTTCTGCATCTCGTTCATGAGAC includes:
- a CDS encoding type IV pilus twitching motility protein PilT; translated protein: MAYNIQELLSEMVKRGASDLHITAGSPPLLRISGKLTPIGADKLKPDETMRMTYSLMNEMQKKTFEQQKECDFSFGIANLARFRANAYLQRGCVAIALRIIPLDIRTFKELGLPKILAEFTTRPSGLVLVTGATGSGKSTTLAAMIDKINKERHDHILTVEDPIEFLHKHQGCMVNQREVGSDTNSFSQALKMALRQDPDVVLIGEMRDLETIRAALTIAETGHLAFATLHTNSCVQTINRIVDAFPKGEQQTVRTQLSFVLQGVICQTLVPRIGGGRVMAYEIMNVTPGIRSLIREDKVHQIESMIEIGQKFGMNTMNMCLCELVKNRKVDRFEALSRSPSPDQLEQLFVKEGV